A window from Telopea speciosissima isolate NSW1024214 ecotype Mountain lineage chromosome 8, Tspe_v1, whole genome shotgun sequence encodes these proteins:
- the LOC122672276 gene encoding uncharacterized protein LOC122672276 yields the protein MATSMNDAHTVGLSITRPPRFNGLNYNHWKVRMKIFLQSLDYDIWKSIWTSDDKLRFTLNAKAMNALYCALSLEESDRIFICKTAKEIWRTLELTHEDTKQVKDCKSYNLVSQYELFKMKSDESIKEMYTRFTNIVNELKSLGIEYPTVDLVNKIL from the coding sequence ATGGCAACCTCAATGAATGATGCTCACACCGTAGGTCTCTCCATCACTCGTCCACCAAGATTCAACGGCTTAAACTACAACCATTGGAAGGTTCGCATGAAGATTTTCTTACAGTCACTCGACTATGACATTTGGAAATCAATCTGGACAAGTGATGACAAATTGAGGTTCACCTTAAACGCTAAAGCCATGAATGCATTATATTGTGCCTTGAGCTTGGAGGAGTCTGACCGTATTTTTATTTGCAAAACTGCAAAAGAAATATGGAGAACATTAGAGTTGACTCATGAAGACACCAAGCAAGTTAAGGACTGCAAAAGCTATAATTTAGTTAGTCAATATGAGCTATTCAAGATGAAATCTGACGAGTCCATTAAAGAAATGTATACAAGATTCACCAACATTGTGAATGAATTAAAATCTCTTGGAATAGAGTATCCAACAGTGGATCTTGTAAACAAAATTCTTTGA
- the LOC122671673 gene encoding ATPase WRNIP1-like — protein MEMEQLLDMGFSQELATQALAATGGKSTVKATEWILNHKPNSNPNPYPNPNPSPSPSPSSSPSPCQPKLDSFLQFKASSPQSRTSSSLIRSNEADPTTDKFTAVEKESECEESPLKRPKFWIWPNSSQRLPSEKPHEPLSERMRPLTIDEVVGQDHLLGKNSVLRSALDCDRLPSIVLWGSPGTGKTSIAKAIANSASVSYHFVSLSAVTAGVKDVRDAVEDARKMKKKKKRTVLFVDEVHRFNKSQQDSFLPVIEDGTVVFIGATTENPSFHLITPLLSRCRVLTLNPLQPNYIAGLLKRAADDAQKGLARSVGVSVKVDDETIDFLSMNCDGDARVALNALEISATSAAARIRITHRQAPNVNDTSTSQFNMFKFPSSSTTVATNLSEKSANSSGNEGNRDGLNVAIVTIDDAKEALQCKHLVYDRAGEEHYNVISALHKSMRGSDADAAIYWLARMLEGGELPLYIARRLVRFASEDVGLADPLALNQAVACYEACHFLGMPECNVILAQCAAYLALAPKSVAVYKAIGAAQQLVRDSGGQNEGVPLHLRNAPTKLMKELRYGKGYLYPPDHPSSSKSQTYMPSSLHGYKFLDWPTNK, from the coding sequence ATGGAGATGGAGCAGCTTTTGGACATGGGCTTCTCGCAAGAGCTGGCTACTCAAGCGTTAGCAGCTACCGGAGGCAAATCCACTGTCAAAGCCACCGAATGGATCCTCAACCACAAACCCAATTCTAACCCTAAtccttaccctaaccctaatccttctccttccccttccccttcctcttccccttccccttgcCAACCCAAACTCGATAGTTTCTTGCAGTTTAAAGCTTCCTCCCCTCAATCCAGAACTTCCTCATCTCTAATCCGATCCAATGAAGCAGACCCCACCACTGACAAATTCACAGCTGTTGAAAAGGAATCTGAGTGCGAGGAATCTCCCCTCAAGCGTCCCAAGTTCTGGATATGGCCGAACTCTTCCCAACGCTTACCTTCAGAGAAACCCCATGAACCCTTATCTGAGCGAATGCGCCCTCTCACCATTGATGAGGTCGTTGGACAAGACCATCTTTTGGGCAAGAATTCAGTTCTTCGATCGGCGTTGGACTGTGATCGTTTGCCTTCCATTGTGTTATGGGGATCCCCTGGTACTGGTAAGACCTCAATCGCCAAAGCAATTGCCAATTCTGCTTCTGTTTCGTATCATTTCGTTTCTTTGTCGGCTGTAACTGCTGGTGTCAAGGACGTTAGAGATGCCGTTGAGGATGCtaggaaaatgaagaagaagaagaagagaacggTTTTGTTTGTTGATGAGGTTCATAGGTTTAATAAATCTCAGCAAGACTCTTTCTTGCCTGTAATTGAAGATGGGACTGTTGTGTTCATAGGGGCAACCACCGAGAACCCTTCGTTTCACCTTATTACACCGTTGCTGTCTAGGTGTAGGGTTCTTACGCTTAATCCACTGCAGCCCAACTACATCGCGGGGTTGCTCAAGCGAGCAGCTGATGATGCTCAAAAGGGTTTGGCTCGAAGTGTGGGGGTTAGTGTCAAGGTGGATGATGAAACCATTGATTTTCTCTCCATGAATTGCGATGGGGATGCTCGAGTTGCTTTGAATGCTTTGGAGATATCTGCTACATCTGCTGCAGCTCGAATTCGAATAACCCATCGACAAGCCCCCAATGTGAATGATACTTCAACTTCTCAGTTTAATATGTTTAAGTTTCCATCTTCAAGTACAACTGTTGCAACCAATCTCAGTGAAAAAAGTGCCAATTCTTCAGGAAATGAGGGAAACAGGGATGGTTTAAATGTAGCTATTGTCACCATTGATGATGCCAAGGAAGCTCTCCAATGTAAGCACCTGGTTTATGACAGGGCAGGAGAAGAACACTATAACGTCATCAGTGCTCTCCATAAATCGATGAGGGGAAGCGATGCTGATGCAGCAATCTACTGGTTGGCAAGAATGCTGGAAGGAGGGGAATTACCACTTTACATTGCCAGAAGATTAGTAAGGTTTGCAAGTGAGGATGTGGGACTGGCTGATCCATTGGCACTCAACCAGGCTGTTGCTTGCTACGAGGCTTGTCATTTCCTGGGCATGCCTGAGTGCAATGTAATTCTTGCACAGTGTGCGGCCTACCTAGCTCTGGCTCCCAAGTCTGTTGCTGTTTACAAGGCAATAGGAGCTGCACAGCAATTAGTGAGGGACTCGGGGGGACAGAATGAGGGTGTCCCTCTCCATTTGAGGAATGCACCAACAAAGCTAATGAAGGAACTTAGGTATGGGAAGGGTTATCTTTACCCTCCTGATCacccttcatcttcaaaatcaCAAACTTATATGCCATCCTCACTACATGGTTACAAGTTTCTGGACTGGCCTACTAACAAGTAA
- the LOC122671676 gene encoding DNA replication complex GINS protein PSF3-like isoform X2, which yields MAQYYNIDDIIMEEEIILVVFQVAANGVGLLDPSAETNSVEQGSKVELPFWLAQELHLRQAVAMNVLACFNQKNRCPYFYELGCKIAPLVGDRTIGSFLLYTFSSRYKEVLSKAHSAAFAVAPKFLTLLTKEETHLYEAARSSMAAFKKWRTGGPRFERASILGIKRKPAN from the exons ATGGCTCAGTATTATAACATTGATGACATTATCATGGAGGAGGAG ATCATCTTAGTTGTTTTCCAAGTGGCTGCTAATGGAGTTGGACTCCTTGATCCTAGTGCAGAAACTAACAGT GTTGAACAAGGTTCAAAGGTAGAGCTACCTTTCTGGCTAGCCCAAGAGTTGCACCTTAGACAGGCAGTTGCTATGAATGTGCTTGCTTGTTTCAATCAAAA GAATAGGTGCCCTTACTTCTATGAATTAGGGTGCAAGATTGCACCCCT GGTTGGTGACCGAACCATTGGGTCCTTCCTCTTGTATACATTTTCCAGTAGGTATAAGGAAGTTTTGAGCAAGGCCCACAGTGCAGCATTTGCGGTAGCTCCCAAGTTTTTGACTCTTCTTACAAAAGAAGAAACTCATT TGTATGAAGCAGCccgatcttcaatggcagcgtTTAAGAAATGGCGGACAGGTGGGCCCAGATTTGAAAGGGCATCCATTCTTGGAATAAAGAGGAAACCTGCTAATTAG
- the LOC122671676 gene encoding DNA replication complex GINS protein PSF3-like isoform X1, translating into MAQYYNIDDIIMEEEIILVVFQVAANGVGLLDPSAETNSVEQGSKVELPFWLAQELHLRQAVAMNVLACFNQKTRKEIQADAACVDLRNRCPYFYELGCKIAPLVGDRTIGSFLLYTFSSRYKEVLSKAHSAAFAVAPKFLTLLTKEETHLYEAARSSMAAFKKWRTGGPRFERASILGIKRKPAN; encoded by the exons ATGGCTCAGTATTATAACATTGATGACATTATCATGGAGGAGGAG ATCATCTTAGTTGTTTTCCAAGTGGCTGCTAATGGAGTTGGACTCCTTGATCCTAGTGCAGAAACTAACAGT GTTGAACAAGGTTCAAAGGTAGAGCTACCTTTCTGGCTAGCCCAAGAGTTGCACCTTAGACAGGCAGTTGCTATGAATGTGCTTGCTTGTTTCAATCAAAA AACAAGGAAGGAAATCCAGGCAGATGCTGCATGTGTTGATCTCAGGAATAGGTGCCCTTACTTCTATGAATTAGGGTGCAAGATTGCACCCCT GGTTGGTGACCGAACCATTGGGTCCTTCCTCTTGTATACATTTTCCAGTAGGTATAAGGAAGTTTTGAGCAAGGCCCACAGTGCAGCATTTGCGGTAGCTCCCAAGTTTTTGACTCTTCTTACAAAAGAAGAAACTCATT TGTATGAAGCAGCccgatcttcaatggcagcgtTTAAGAAATGGCGGACAGGTGGGCCCAGATTTGAAAGGGCATCCATTCTTGGAATAAAGAGGAAACCTGCTAATTAG